The Erigeron canadensis isolate Cc75 chromosome 4, C_canadensis_v1, whole genome shotgun sequence genome window below encodes:
- the LOC122597676 gene encoding zinc finger BED domain-containing protein RICESLEEPER 2-like — MQDASPIIKNILLLDSEGKRVAVKYFSDDWPTNSAKLAFEKFVFAKTLKTNARTEAEIGMFENNVIVFRFMQDLHFFVTGGDDENELALATVLQGFFDAVTLLLRGNVDQREALENLDLIYLCLDEIVDGGMILETDGSMIAGKVVTHNIDEGSPLSEQMSEPDDFVEQDTIDLEDNENGNHLATGKNKTKIYKPRSWVWEHFNRSTVEGKLRAACAHCGDMYLCGTKNYGTSNLKNHLLFKCKVYKSGEGQTQIAFEKGDERKMIAHQFKQKAIKKALAHMIVVDEFPFSFVKNKGFRHYNSVSQPLFKIPCRSTMTIATYDLFLEEKEKVRDFIKRNIGRICLTTDGWTSTQQVNHICLTAHFIDNEWKLRKKVLSFKQLDSHKGVDIGKEIEQCLIDWKIENVFTISVDNASANDVAVNFLRNVLKSSNHCLLTGQYTHIRCVAHILNLVVQDGIKKVGKSIEKIRYAVRWIRQSGLRIKKFAEYAKIVKCDTTKNLIRDVPTRWNSTYNMLEVAQAYENTFQRYNLLDSEFGKDMTEAGFEMLTRDDWANARKLCHFLEIFYHVTLKVSGTHYVTSNTCMDDIASIRTHLNEALNDPSEVELCQIASAMKPKFDKYFGDVKKMNLLLYLSLILDPRNKKPYWGILLDDHYGMDGAEVVSEKKTYILEATGTLYNEYVRLHSPCSSSTTGSSTSSTILGKRSNPDVMEAKAPTRNKLREKMKTNTIESISELQKYLDESLEDDSSMFDILAWWKVNSPRFPTLSLMARDLFAIPVSTVASESVFSTSGRVLDPFRSSLTPMIVESLICTQDWLRTGSNVNPPVEEDWDNIQEIHKELETRIVGSSNVE; from the exons ATGCAGGATGCCAGCcctatcattaaaaacattctTCTTTTGGACTCAGAAGGAAAACGAGTAGCAGTCAAGTATTTTTCGGATGATTGGCCAACTAATAGTGCAAAGCTCGCCTttgaaaagtttgtgtttgcaAAAACTCTTAAAACCAATGCTAGGACTGAAG CGGAGATAGGAATGTTTGAGAATAATGTGATAGTGTTCAGATTCATGCAAGATTTGCATTTCTTTGTAACTGGAggtgatgatgaaaatgaattAGCTCTAGCAACAGTCTTACAAGGCTTTTTTGATGCTGTTACTCTTCTCCTCAG GGGCAATGTTGATCAAAGGGAGGCACTTGAAAATTTGGATCTAATATATTTGTGTCTTGATGAGATTGTTGATGGAGG GATGATTCTTGAAACAGATGGGAGTATGATTGCTGGTAAAGTAGTTACACACAACATAGACGAGGGATCTCCCTTATCAGAACAG ATGTCAGAACCAGATGACTTTGTTGAACAAGATACcattgatcttgaagacaatgagaatgGGAACCATCTCGCAACTGGAAAGAATAAGACCAAAATCTACAAACCAAGATCGTGGGTGTGGGAACACTTCAATAGGAGTACTGTTGAAGGTAAACTGAGAGCCGCATGTGCTCATTGTGGCGATATGTACTTGTGCGGAACTAAAAATTACGGTACTTCGAATCTTAAGAatcatttactttttaaatgtaAAGTTTACAAATCAGGGGAAGGTCAAACCCAAATTGCTTTTGAAAAAGGGGATGAAAGAAAAATGATAGCACACCAGTTTAAACAAAAAGCAATTAAAAAGGCTTTAGCTCATATGATAGTTGTAGATGAGTTTCCTTTCAGTTTCGTGAAAAATAAAGGGTTTAGACATTATAATAGCGTTTCCCAACCGTTGTTTAAAATTCCATGTAGAAGTACTATGACCATAGCTACTTATGACTTGTTTCTTGAGGAGAAGGAAAAGGTTCGTGACTTTATTAAAAGAAACATTGGTAGAATTTGTTTGACCACTGATGGTTGGACTTCTACTCAACAAGTCAATCATATATGTCTCACCGCTCACTTTATAGACAATGAATGGAAGTTAAGGAAAAAAGTGTTGAGTTTTAAACAACTTGATAGTCATAAGGGGGTTGACATTGGAAAAGAAATAGAGCAGTGTTTGATAGATTGGAAAATTGAGAATGTTTTTACAATTTCGGTGGACAATGCTAGTGCTAATGATGTCGCtgttaattttttaagaaatgtgCTTAAAAGTTCAAACCATTGTCTATTGACGGGTCAGTACACTCACATTCGATGTGTAGCTCACATACTAAACTTAGTGGTGCAAGATGGCATTAAAAAGGTTGGTAAGTCGATTGAGAAGATTAGATATGCCGTAAGGTGGATTAGACAGTCGGGTTTAAGAATCAAAAAGTTTGCTGAATATGCCAAAATTGTTAAATGTGATACTACCAAAAATTTGATTAGAGATGTACCTACAAGATGGAATTCCACTTACAACATGTTGGAAGTTGCCCAAGCTTATGAAAATACATTTCAAAGATACAATTTGTTAGATTCGGAGTTCGGGAAAGATATGACAGAAGCGGGTTTTGAGATGCTTACACGGGATGATTGGGCAAATGCTAGGAAGTTATGtcattttttagaaattttttatcATGTTACTTTGAAGGTTTCAGGCACACATTATGTGACATCAAACACTTGCATGGATGATATTGCCTCAATTCGTACACACTTGAATGAAGCTCTAAACGATCCTAGTGAAGTTGAACTTTGTCAAATTGCATCAGCAATGAAACCTAAGTTTGACAAGTACTTTGGGGATGTAAAGAAAATGAACTTGCTGTTATATCTTTCTTTGATTCTTGATCCAAGAAACAAGAAACCTTACTGGGGCATTTTACTTGATGATCATTATGGAATGGATGGGGCTGAGGTTGTGAGTGAGAAGAAGACATACATATTAGAGGCTACGGGAACATTGTATAACGAGTATGTGCGACTTCATTCTCCATGTTCAAGTTCCACTACCGGGTCTTCTACTTCATCTACAATATTAGGGAAACGTTCAAACCCCGATGTTATGGAGGCAAAAGCCCCCACAAGAAACAAACTAAGAGAGAAGATGAAAACAAACACAATTGAATCCATTAGTGAGTTGCAAAAGTACTTGGATGAAAGTCTGGAAGATGATTCATCCATGTTTGACATATTGGCATGGTGGAAAGTTAATAGCCCAAGGTTTCCAACTTTATCGTTGATGGCCAGAGACTTGTTTGCAATTCCAGTCTCAACAGTTGCCTCTGAATCAGTGTTTAGCACTAGTGGAAGGGTTTTGGATCCATTTAGGAGTTCCTTGACCCCTATGATTGTCGAATCCCTCATTTGTACCCAAGATTGGCTTCGCACTGGGTCAAATGTGAACCCACCAGTTGAGGAGGATTGGGACAATATTCAAGAAATTCATAAAG AATTGGAAACAAGAATTGTTGGTTCTTCAAATGTAGAGTGA